A region of Myxococcus stipitatus DSM 14675 DNA encodes the following proteins:
- a CDS encoding LysM peptidoglycan-binding domain-containing protein, which produces MTDYRTTSRNRPRPPQDYVIQKGDTLSALAAKFGTTVDQLVRDNNISNRDLIFTGNKLKIGHSTTDSFQSSGNRQGIRGGNSPVGGGDDVGGPTGAGPSNASAAMRRLADAARQAAMGMGGYNSQGLCATGVSRAIRNALGIGVSGNGNQIDNNLPRDKFKQVNMSLEEALKIPGLVLTWESTSTRLGSIYGHTAITTGDGHTSASDFIERNTTNNGRTGFKVFMPI; this is translated from the coding sequence ATGACCGACTACCGCACGACATCTCGGAACCGCCCCCGTCCCCCCCAGGACTACGTCATCCAGAAGGGTGACACGCTCTCCGCGCTGGCGGCGAAATTCGGTACCACGGTGGATCAGCTGGTCCGCGACAACAACATCTCGAACCGCGACCTCATCTTCACCGGCAACAAGCTGAAGATTGGCCACTCCACGACGGACTCCTTCCAGTCGAGCGGGAACCGCCAGGGCATCCGCGGTGGCAACAGCCCCGTGGGTGGCGGCGATGATGTGGGCGGTCCGACGGGCGCTGGCCCGAGCAACGCGTCGGCGGCGATGCGTCGGCTGGCCGATGCGGCGCGTCAAGCGGCGATGGGCATGGGCGGCTACAACAGCCAGGGACTCTGCGCCACGGGCGTGAGCCGAGCCATCCGCAACGCGCTGGGCATCGGCGTGTCGGGCAACGGCAATCAAATCGACAACAACCTGCCGCGCGACAAGTTCAAGCAGGTCAACATGTCGCTGGAAGAGGCGCTGAAGATTCCGGGCCTCGTCCTCACGTGGGAGAGCACCTCCACGCGCCTGGGCAGCATCTACGGCCACACCGCCATCACCACCGGCGACGGCCACACGTCCGCGAGCGACTTCATCGAGCGCAACACGACGAACAACGGCCGCACGGGCTTCAAGGTCTTCATGCCCATCTAG
- a CDS encoding MBL fold metallo-hydrolase, whose protein sequence is MRFSKMKSVVLLVGALLGVGCAGTQARLADARLERYTSDASGFDTHSFFFDTGAEVIVFDAQFTEAEANKLLEFIRARTDRPIRYVVITHPNPDKFNGAAVFQRAGARVVASEATAAAIPAVHAYKKFYWVNVAKAFTEDTYPAQATVDVTFSGTYSLPLEGGAKVELTELKHSGVTVTQTVAYVPSSEALIVGDLVHHGAHAWLEGGVREGKVIQDVASWKAALEELSAWPRATVHGGRGDSAPVAEAIAAQRRYLDGMVALVEAYAAELGERQRELCGEQAPAHYSQLEKRAAAAFPDHVLPYLVGYGVYGLVNRVACGG, encoded by the coding sequence ATGCGTTTCTCCAAGATGAAGTCCGTGGTGCTGTTGGTGGGGGCATTGCTGGGAGTCGGCTGCGCGGGAACGCAGGCGCGCCTGGCAGACGCGCGGCTCGAGCGCTACACGAGCGACGCGAGCGGGTTCGACACGCACTCGTTCTTCTTCGACACGGGCGCGGAGGTGATCGTCTTCGACGCCCAGTTCACGGAGGCCGAGGCGAACAAGTTGCTCGAGTTCATCCGCGCGAGGACCGACCGCCCCATCCGCTACGTGGTCATCACCCACCCGAACCCGGACAAGTTCAACGGCGCGGCGGTGTTCCAGCGCGCGGGGGCCCGAGTGGTGGCGAGCGAGGCCACCGCCGCCGCGATTCCCGCCGTGCACGCCTACAAGAAGTTCTATTGGGTGAATGTGGCGAAGGCCTTCACCGAGGACACCTACCCCGCGCAAGCCACGGTGGATGTCACCTTCTCGGGGACGTACTCGCTGCCGCTGGAAGGGGGCGCGAAGGTGGAGCTGACCGAACTGAAGCACTCAGGTGTCACCGTGACGCAGACGGTGGCGTACGTTCCCTCGAGCGAGGCGCTCATCGTCGGCGACCTGGTCCACCACGGCGCGCATGCGTGGCTGGAGGGCGGCGTCCGCGAGGGCAAGGTCATTCAGGACGTGGCGTCGTGGAAGGCGGCGCTGGAGGAGCTGTCCGCATGGCCGCGTGCCACCGTTCATGGCGGGCGAGGGGACAGCGCCCCCGTGGCGGAGGCGATTGCCGCGCAGCGACGCTACCTGGATGGGATGGTGGCGCTGGTGGAGGCGTACGCCGCGGAGCTCGGCGAGCGCCAGCGGGAATTGTGCGGTGAGCAGGCGCCGGCGCACTATTCGCAACTGGAGAAGCGCGCGGCGGCGGCGTTCCCGGACCATGTGCTGCCGTACCTGGTGGGCTACGGCGTGTATGGCCTGGTCAACCGCGTCGCTTGCGGCGGGTAG
- a CDS encoding AraC family transcriptional regulator gives MPKPLVDVDSAPASAFCLTDALSPSTSAWHIHRRHQLLYAASGALHLEVAEAQWLLPPQRAAWIAAGIRHRVRTTQAATLCTVYLEPSRVPAAPQGDCHVFVLPALAREMLLYSTRWGPERSPRDRVAESFFSTLAHLLSEWSAEPRDWKLPRARTPELERAMAYTLAHLADPITLAGAAKAAGLSQRTLARRFEDEAHTSWRRFLHDARMLRAMELLAEDGARVTQTAYAVGFESLAAFTHAFTAFTSERPRDFLRRVARGTVPLPSATRRKRRG, from the coding sequence GTGCCCAAACCGCTGGTGGACGTGGACTCGGCGCCCGCGTCCGCCTTCTGTCTCACCGACGCGCTGTCCCCCTCCACCTCCGCGTGGCACATCCACCGTCGCCATCAGCTCCTCTACGCCGCGAGCGGCGCGCTCCACCTCGAGGTCGCCGAAGCCCAATGGCTCTTGCCTCCCCAGCGTGCCGCCTGGATTGCCGCTGGGATACGCCACCGCGTCCGCACCACCCAGGCCGCCACCCTCTGCACCGTCTACCTGGAGCCATCGCGCGTCCCGGCCGCGCCCCAGGGCGACTGTCACGTCTTCGTCCTTCCGGCTCTCGCGCGGGAGATGCTGCTCTATTCCACCCGCTGGGGCCCCGAGCGCTCGCCTCGCGACAGGGTGGCGGAGAGCTTCTTCTCCACCCTCGCGCACCTGCTGTCCGAGTGGAGCGCCGAGCCTCGTGATTGGAAGCTGCCTCGCGCCCGCACGCCCGAGTTGGAGCGCGCCATGGCCTACACCCTGGCGCATCTCGCCGACCCCATCACATTGGCGGGCGCGGCGAAGGCCGCGGGTCTGTCCCAGCGCACCCTCGCCCGCCGCTTCGAGGACGAGGCCCACACCTCCTGGCGCCGATTCCTTCATGACGCCCGAATGCTGCGCGCCATGGAGTTGCTCGCGGAGGACGGCGCCCGAGTCACCCAGACGGCCTACGCGGTGGGCTTCGAGAGCCTCGCCGCCTTCACCCACGCATTCACGGCCTTCACCAGCGAGCGCCCCCGCGACTTCCTCCGGCGGGTGGCTCGAGGCACCGTCCCACTCCCCTCGGCTACCCGCCGCAAGCGACGCGGTTGA
- a CDS encoding SDR family oxidoreductase, with amino-acid sequence MNLEQQHVVVVGGSSGIGLGVAKAALEQGASVTLVSRSHENLERAVAALGAPGRVRTQVADATREDDVRRLFGALPPVNHVVVTTVEAHYLPIRQMDFALARRVIDSKLMAAFHVARHARLQPGGSLTFTTGIASVRPSPNGSVIAAVNGGIESAVRAWALELAPVRVNVLSPGWIDTPIWDALAGDAKAQRFEQHARRLPVGRIGTTADVGHAAVFLMTNGFTTGDVLRVDGGHPLV; translated from the coding sequence ATGAACCTCGAACAACAGCATGTCGTGGTGGTGGGTGGTTCCTCGGGCATCGGACTCGGCGTGGCCAAGGCGGCGCTGGAGCAAGGGGCCTCGGTGACACTGGTGAGCCGTTCGCACGAGAACCTGGAGCGGGCCGTGGCCGCCTTGGGAGCCCCGGGCCGGGTGCGCACGCAGGTGGCGGATGCGACGCGGGAGGACGACGTGCGCCGGCTCTTCGGGGCGCTCCCCCCGGTGAACCACGTGGTCGTCACCACGGTGGAGGCGCACTACCTTCCCATCCGGCAGATGGACTTCGCCCTGGCGCGCCGCGTCATCGACTCGAAGCTCATGGCCGCCTTCCATGTGGCCAGGCACGCGCGGCTCCAGCCGGGTGGCTCGCTCACGTTCACGACGGGAATCGCGTCGGTGCGCCCCTCTCCGAATGGCTCGGTCATCGCGGCGGTGAATGGCGGCATCGAGTCCGCCGTGCGCGCGTGGGCCCTGGAACTGGCGCCGGTGCGAGTGAATGTCCTCTCACCCGGCTGGATTGATACCCCCATCTGGGACGCCCTCGCGGGCGACGCCAAGGCCCAGCGCTTCGAGCAGCACGCACGCCGGCTCCCCGTGGGCCGCATCGGCACGACCGCGGATGTGGGGCACGCCGCCGTGTTCCTGATGACCAACGGCTTCACCACGGGCGACGTGCTGCGCGTGGATGGCGGGCATCCGCTGGTCTGA
- a CDS encoding IS3 family transposase: MPKPKPPYPPEFRARIVELAKAGRTTSSLAEEFHVTDTTVRNWVRQSELDEGTRQDGLTSDEKQELARLRREVKVLREERDILSKAAAWFAQEGVWTPKKRSDS; encoded by the coding sequence ATGCCGAAACCGAAGCCCCCATACCCGCCGGAGTTCCGAGCGCGAATCGTCGAGTTGGCAAAGGCAGGACGGACGACGAGCAGCTTGGCCGAGGAGTTCCACGTCACTGACACGACGGTGCGCAACTGGGTACGCCAGAGCGAACTGGACGAGGGTACGCGACAGGATGGGCTGACGTCGGACGAGAAGCAGGAACTGGCCCGCTTGCGGCGCGAGGTGAAGGTGCTGCGCGAGGAGCGTGACATCCTCTCAAAAGCCGCGGCCTGGTTCGCACAGGAAGGCGTCTGGACGCCCAAGAAGCGTTCCGATTCGTGA
- a CDS encoding pentapeptide repeat-containing protein — translation MSRGRIDVLIVTALKDELDAVLGLELDGRSRDAWMPLRDRDGVAYLVREVQNELGETLQIAAAWSVDMGVTAAAHRATRLIAELEPSCLAMCGICAGWRGKVSLGDVIVADRVFTYDTGKQVARDETGGGGFFHDITTYNLQTAWKVDASDFANEFARDWLYARERPISRQAQARWLLLALDAHEQRIEASPLSTHPERKERCPDWATLIPQLRKEGLLESGVGVLRLTAQGRAWVTEARLLDPEGEARDPAFQVHVAPIATGSAVQEDPGLFQRLARHSRKVLAAEMESSAISFVAERSGVRSIIVKAVSDHADFDKDDAFRKFACRASAEFLLLFLRRYVRALEPGIRPPRADTAGDIEEAEDENGPPLVHSQPLRDDFLGRIERACQLREPPGTQVIRLRGVPPFATYLEVSVLEGGFLRCYPLGALDQPLTREAIEMFYSGVAARYRWENPAVIPRLVHAGPTAADELASLAHERRIDLQSFTQYQGLLDFDRYLQRQTARLEKDPVYLPMHYVEPRGQVSIGGQRSIATADVLRSVRDLLATPDRRFALVLGDFGTGKTYLLHELARRMGQEPVPALVPVLIEMRSLQKQRTLRELVAQHFAPGDVQRFEVEKFLYMLHEGRIALLFDGFDELALRVTYDRALEHFGTLIEAVRGKAKVVVTSRTQHFLTDLDVKRELARRAEAIPGHHLLKLERFSEDQIHQFLVKRLGSEAAADERMGLLRDVRDLLGLSENPRLLSFIVELDGKQLRAARGGSGEITSAKLYALLIERWLKGEHERVNPPGAPKGLSLAGLRRGATALALLLWERTERTVSLSELPKELLNVVNTQGEQALDLEGIRHQLGSGSLLVRGEEDRFAFVHQSVMEWLVAEVAVEELNGTGEVTVLGRRELTDLMADFFISLATPSAARSWAERTSSMEGSEIAKRNALHVLSRLRGRGERTSHETTKNLAGSDLRNQDLTKANLRRADLRKVNLTAVPLIEADLRDAQLQSAALAHANLEGANMQSADLRDADLTGARLVAADMSGAKLQGAKLRRAILLGAQVDSLEHVDVTGAALPDISPSPQLAAYSPCKAVAISPTDTLLATGHVDGTVRIWDTRESSMLRVLRGPRGAIVRLAFSPDGTTLASASDAGEIDLWNLSTGSSRRVLSAASSGEQLTFDTKGVILAASFKRGLVKFWSVEEMRELRAIHRQRDDTVWNLSFSPDGAMLALATTPGGVEIWSVDHGTRLHVMTGGPGDEAAIAVAFSPDGISLSAATRSGKLLRWEPGDHTKVVWQSVMSTAIKRVFNQSGTHLAALGMDHSLRVWNVSNKSLVRVINGNGTLVQDIALSPNGDTLAAAYVDGSLSFWSLPGGQCHVLQGQGKTSSVRAIVFNGDETIVQASSDGALASWNIAAGQLIGEHTSPSDLDSRALLSPNGQWLASIESGVGVHIWNATNGTHVRTLPLAPGTSPIRALAFHPREPTIASTVGRKSLQFWDIPTGKSSDLFNHPWAAVRTLVFTPDGDSIVSTGNDNKIRLLNWRKEEVGQTSEALGDSISSVALSPDGQLLAASTASQPIRIRSVQDWCIRSGLGRTTRGARKIVFSMDGEMLAVLEHLGSVTIWSVVLGKLLCILDGHPVCATDLAFSPDSTRIAVGYSDGVVGIHDARQGTCLAKLLRTQSGAIALRQDRRYRAEHFTSAMFWFVSGLCRFETNDIVPLLPSSLQLTKEEPFLTR, via the coding sequence ATGAGCAGAGGCCGCATAGATGTTCTGATCGTGACGGCACTCAAGGACGAACTCGACGCGGTGCTCGGTCTGGAGCTGGACGGGCGGAGCCGGGACGCGTGGATGCCACTGCGAGACCGCGACGGTGTCGCGTACCTCGTCCGTGAAGTCCAAAACGAGCTGGGAGAAACCCTCCAGATCGCGGCGGCATGGTCCGTAGACATGGGTGTCACTGCGGCGGCACATCGGGCCACGCGCCTGATCGCAGAACTGGAGCCGTCATGCTTGGCCATGTGCGGCATCTGCGCGGGCTGGCGTGGCAAGGTGTCGCTGGGAGACGTCATCGTCGCGGACAGGGTGTTCACCTATGATACAGGCAAGCAGGTAGCCCGCGACGAGACGGGCGGCGGCGGGTTCTTCCACGACATCACCACATACAACCTGCAGACCGCATGGAAGGTGGACGCCAGCGACTTCGCCAACGAGTTCGCCCGGGACTGGTTGTACGCGCGCGAGCGCCCCATATCCCGACAAGCCCAGGCGCGCTGGCTGCTGCTCGCGCTTGACGCACATGAGCAGCGGATAGAGGCGTCACCGCTAAGCACTCACCCCGAGCGCAAAGAGCGGTGCCCAGACTGGGCGACCCTCATTCCACAGCTCCGCAAGGAAGGCCTGCTTGAGTCTGGCGTGGGAGTACTCCGGCTGACGGCGCAGGGACGCGCGTGGGTGACAGAGGCAAGGCTGCTTGACCCGGAGGGCGAGGCACGGGATCCCGCTTTCCAAGTGCATGTTGCGCCCATCGCCACCGGCTCCGCGGTCCAGGAGGATCCCGGGCTGTTCCAAAGACTCGCGCGGCATTCGCGCAAGGTGCTCGCAGCGGAGATGGAGTCCTCTGCCATCAGTTTCGTGGCAGAGCGCAGCGGGGTCAGATCCATCATCGTCAAGGCTGTCTCTGACCATGCGGACTTCGACAAGGACGACGCCTTCCGCAAGTTCGCCTGCCGTGCTTCGGCGGAGTTCCTGCTGTTGTTTCTTCGGAGGTACGTGCGGGCCCTCGAGCCGGGAATCCGCCCTCCGCGAGCGGACACCGCCGGAGACATCGAGGAGGCCGAGGATGAGAACGGCCCGCCTCTCGTCCACAGCCAACCTCTGCGCGACGATTTCCTCGGCCGCATTGAGCGTGCCTGCCAGCTCCGCGAGCCTCCCGGCACTCAGGTCATCCGCCTCCGAGGCGTTCCGCCCTTTGCGACATACTTGGAGGTCTCCGTGCTGGAGGGTGGCTTTCTCCGCTGCTACCCGCTGGGAGCACTCGACCAGCCTCTCACCCGCGAGGCCATCGAAATGTTCTACTCCGGCGTCGCGGCACGCTATCGATGGGAGAACCCGGCGGTCATACCGAGGCTTGTCCACGCAGGCCCCACCGCAGCGGATGAGCTGGCAAGCCTAGCGCACGAACGGCGCATCGACCTGCAGAGCTTCACTCAATACCAGGGGCTGCTCGACTTTGACCGCTATCTCCAACGGCAGACGGCTCGGCTGGAGAAGGATCCCGTATACCTGCCCATGCACTACGTGGAGCCGCGCGGCCAAGTCAGCATCGGTGGGCAGCGGTCCATCGCCACTGCGGATGTACTGCGCTCGGTGCGCGACCTGCTAGCCACGCCGGACCGGCGCTTTGCGCTCGTTCTGGGCGACTTCGGAACTGGGAAGACGTACCTGCTTCACGAACTGGCCCGACGAATGGGACAAGAGCCGGTCCCCGCGCTTGTGCCAGTGCTCATCGAGATGCGCTCCCTACAGAAGCAGCGCACACTGCGTGAGTTGGTCGCCCAGCACTTTGCTCCCGGAGACGTTCAGCGATTCGAGGTGGAGAAATTTCTCTACATGCTCCACGAGGGCCGTATCGCCCTGCTCTTCGACGGTTTCGACGAGCTAGCGCTACGGGTGACCTACGACCGGGCACTGGAGCACTTCGGCACGCTCATCGAGGCGGTCCGGGGCAAAGCGAAGGTCGTCGTCACGAGCAGGACACAGCACTTCCTCACAGACTTGGACGTAAAGCGCGAGCTGGCTCGCCGGGCCGAGGCCATCCCTGGCCATCATCTCCTCAAGCTGGAGCGCTTTAGCGAGGATCAGATCCATCAATTCCTCGTGAAACGGCTGGGGAGCGAGGCCGCCGCAGACGAGCGCATGGGGCTACTACGGGACGTGAGGGACCTGCTCGGCCTGTCGGAGAACCCACGCCTCCTGAGTTTCATAGTGGAGCTGGACGGGAAGCAACTCCGCGCCGCGAGAGGGGGCTCGGGGGAAATCACCTCCGCGAAGTTATACGCGCTACTTATCGAGCGGTGGCTCAAGGGCGAGCACGAGCGCGTCAACCCTCCAGGCGCACCCAAGGGGCTGAGCCTTGCGGGGCTGCGGCGCGGGGCTACGGCGCTAGCCTTGCTGCTATGGGAGCGCACCGAGAGGACGGTGAGTCTCAGCGAGCTACCCAAGGAGCTGCTCAACGTTGTGAACACCCAAGGAGAGCAGGCGCTGGATTTGGAGGGCATCCGGCACCAGCTCGGCTCGGGCTCTCTGTTAGTGCGGGGCGAGGAGGATCGCTTCGCCTTCGTCCACCAGTCGGTGATGGAGTGGCTGGTGGCGGAGGTGGCGGTAGAGGAACTCAACGGCACCGGGGAAGTCACCGTGCTTGGCAGGCGTGAGCTGACCGATTTGATGGCTGACTTCTTCATCTCGCTTGCTACGCCGTCGGCGGCACGCTCTTGGGCGGAGCGCACTTCATCCATGGAAGGGAGCGAAATAGCGAAGCGCAATGCGCTTCATGTCCTCAGCCGACTGCGCGGGCGGGGAGAGCGGACGAGCCATGAGACCACCAAGAACCTAGCTGGAAGCGACCTCCGTAATCAGGATCTAACAAAGGCTAACCTGCGTCGCGCCGACCTAAGAAAAGTCAATCTCACAGCTGTGCCTCTGATCGAAGCAGACCTTAGAGATGCACAGCTACAAAGCGCAGCCCTCGCTCATGCAAATCTTGAGGGCGCAAACATGCAGAGCGCGGACCTACGTGACGCGGATCTTACAGGAGCGCGCCTAGTAGCGGCAGACATGAGCGGCGCGAAGCTCCAGGGGGCCAAGCTGCGCAGGGCCATCTTGCTTGGGGCACAGGTGGACTCTCTTGAGCATGTCGACGTGACCGGTGCAGCCTTGCCCGACATCTCCCCGTCGCCCCAGCTCGCGGCATATTCGCCGTGCAAGGCCGTAGCAATTTCCCCAACGGACACTCTATTGGCCACCGGACATGTAGATGGAACGGTGCGCATATGGGACACCCGTGAGTCCAGCATGCTGCGAGTTCTGCGAGGGCCCCGTGGCGCCATTGTTCGATTGGCGTTCAGCCCAGATGGCACGACACTAGCCTCAGCCTCCGATGCAGGAGAAATTGACCTGTGGAACCTATCCACCGGTAGCTCGCGGCGCGTATTAAGTGCTGCATCGAGCGGTGAGCAGCTCACTTTCGACACGAAGGGAGTGATTCTCGCCGCGTCGTTCAAGCGCGGGCTTGTGAAGTTCTGGAGCGTTGAGGAGATGCGGGAGTTGCGCGCCATCCATCGACAGCGTGATGACACTGTATGGAACCTTTCCTTCAGTCCGGATGGGGCAATGCTGGCGCTCGCAACCACCCCTGGAGGCGTAGAGATATGGAGCGTAGACCACGGTACCCGGCTTCATGTGATGACAGGGGGACCTGGAGATGAGGCGGCAATCGCAGTGGCATTCAGTCCGGATGGCATAAGCCTCTCAGCAGCTACGCGCAGTGGAAAGCTGTTGCGGTGGGAGCCAGGCGACCACACCAAAGTGGTTTGGCAGAGTGTAATGAGTACGGCCATCAAGCGGGTCTTCAATCAGAGCGGCACACATCTCGCTGCATTAGGCATGGACCACTCGCTACGCGTCTGGAACGTCTCAAACAAGTCGCTTGTTCGTGTTATAAATGGAAACGGCACTCTAGTTCAAGACATCGCATTGAGTCCTAATGGCGATACGCTCGCGGCGGCCTATGTCGATGGGTCGCTTAGTTTCTGGAGCCTTCCTGGTGGCCAATGTCATGTGTTGCAGGGGCAAGGCAAGACGTCATCGGTGCGCGCCATTGTATTCAATGGAGACGAGACGATAGTCCAAGCATCCAGTGATGGCGCCCTTGCAAGCTGGAACATCGCTGCCGGTCAACTAATTGGCGAACACACGAGCCCCTCCGACCTCGACAGTCGCGCACTATTAAGTCCGAATGGGCAATGGCTCGCATCCATCGAATCTGGCGTGGGTGTTCATATTTGGAATGCGACCAATGGAACTCACGTGCGCACACTTCCCTTGGCGCCGGGCACAAGCCCCATTCGTGCGCTCGCGTTTCATCCTCGCGAGCCCACTATCGCATCTACCGTAGGTCGCAAGTCTCTCCAGTTCTGGGACATCCCCACGGGAAAGTCGTCAGACTTATTCAATCATCCCTGGGCAGCAGTACGCACCCTTGTATTTACTCCTGATGGAGACTCGATTGTCTCGACTGGAAACGACAACAAGATCAGATTGCTGAACTGGCGAAAGGAAGAAGTCGGCCAAACATCTGAAGCACTGGGTGACTCAATCTCAAGCGTTGCGCTCAGTCCGGACGGCCAATTGCTTGCGGCTTCCACAGCAAGTCAGCCCATTCGGATCCGAAGTGTCCAGGATTGGTGCATCCGGAGTGGGCTCGGGCGAACGACGCGTGGAGCCCGCAAGATAGTGTTCAGTATGGACGGGGAAATGCTCGCAGTCCTCGAACATCTCGGTTCTGTCACGATCTGGAGCGTAGTCCTTGGCAAGCTCCTGTGTATTCTGGATGGCCACCCTGTATGCGCGACCGACCTTGCCTTCAGTCCTGATAGCACCCGCATTGCGGTGGGCTATTCGGATGGAGTGGTCGGTATTCATGATGCGCGACAGGGAACATGCTTGGCAAAACTCCTGCGTACTCAATCAGGCGCCATTGCACTCCGCCAAGATAGGCGATATCGCGCTGAGCATTTCACTTCCGCAATGTTCTGGTTCGTATCAGGCCTTTGCCGATTCGAGACGAATGATATTGTACCGCTCCTTCCTTCTTCGCTTCAGCTCACTAAGGAGGAACCTTTCTTGACGAGGTAG
- a CDS encoding M36 family metallopeptidase, which yields MSVGAYRRRLFQAVVFTATLTSSAAMAMAPESSGERHFDARVSYNAQARFGFSAAQKARVEQLRQSIPELRVELDEHSGTVRSLSNPVGALSGPSSGDPMAIGLDFVQKHHAALGLELSDLASLEVTDRVYSDVSGATHLYLRQTYKGLPVYNAQLQINVGKDGSVLGVHSDFLPSLDTSIAGVEPRLSAGEAVAGLAKHLGLRLADAPRSLKAEPGAKKRTSVEVEGLSREPIVAELAVLPIRRGEARLVWHFQVYTLDSQHDYDVTVDAGSGEVLTRFDWVAADSYKVYPAPVESPNHTSPLPPSDGRATVANPANTTASPYGWHDTNGVAGAEYTIPRGNNVHAYEDRDANNAPPTTGQPDCGAAINCVFPINLSAAPSTYIPAAVTNLFYWNNVIHDVQYQYGFNEAGGNFQQNNYGRGGVGNDYVQAEAQDGSGTNNANFSTPADGSRPRMQMYIWTAPTPDKDGDLDTGIIVHEYGHGISNRLVGGPSNVSCLTNRQQPGEGISDFLALFYTARTGDTANKIRGMGTYALNQATTGTGIRGQPYTMDSTRNTWTYQSLRGMAVPHGVGSVFAQGMWEAYWALVTQWGFDSNLYNANGNAGNQRMMLYFTEGMKRTGCRPTFLMMRDGIINAATSLHGGEDVCRLWRAFAAYGMGTNATTTGPDDVTAVTNGFAVPSGC from the coding sequence ATGTCCGTAGGTGCATACCGAAGGCGGCTGTTCCAGGCGGTGGTTTTCACGGCGACCCTCACCAGCTCCGCGGCGATGGCGATGGCGCCCGAGTCGAGCGGCGAGCGCCACTTCGACGCGCGCGTCTCGTACAACGCGCAGGCGCGCTTCGGCTTCTCTGCAGCCCAGAAAGCCCGCGTGGAGCAGCTGCGCCAGAGCATCCCCGAGCTGCGCGTGGAGCTGGATGAGCACAGCGGCACCGTACGCTCTCTCTCCAACCCCGTGGGCGCGCTCTCCGGCCCCAGCAGCGGCGACCCGATGGCCATCGGCCTGGACTTCGTCCAGAAGCACCACGCCGCGCTCGGCCTGGAGCTGTCCGACCTGGCCAGCCTCGAAGTCACCGACCGCGTCTACTCGGACGTCAGCGGCGCCACGCACCTGTACCTGCGACAGACCTACAAGGGTCTCCCCGTCTACAACGCCCAGCTGCAGATCAACGTGGGCAAGGACGGCAGCGTGCTGGGCGTCCACAGCGACTTCCTCCCCTCGCTGGACACGTCCATCGCGGGCGTGGAGCCTCGGCTGAGCGCGGGCGAGGCCGTGGCGGGACTCGCCAAGCACCTGGGCCTGCGTCTCGCGGACGCCCCCCGGTCCCTGAAGGCGGAGCCCGGCGCGAAGAAGCGCACCTCCGTCGAGGTCGAGGGCCTGTCGCGCGAGCCCATCGTCGCGGAGCTGGCCGTGCTGCCCATCCGGCGCGGCGAGGCCCGCCTGGTGTGGCACTTCCAGGTCTACACGCTGGACTCCCAGCACGACTATGACGTGACGGTGGACGCCGGCTCGGGCGAGGTGTTGACGCGCTTCGACTGGGTGGCCGCAGATTCCTACAAGGTCTACCCCGCCCCCGTGGAGAGCCCCAACCACACGTCTCCGCTGCCGCCCTCGGACGGCCGCGCGACGGTGGCGAACCCCGCCAACACCACTGCGTCTCCGTACGGCTGGCACGACACCAACGGCGTCGCCGGCGCGGAGTACACCATTCCGCGCGGCAACAACGTCCACGCGTACGAGGACCGCGACGCCAACAACGCGCCGCCCACCACCGGCCAGCCGGACTGCGGCGCCGCCATCAACTGCGTCTTCCCCATCAACCTCTCGGCCGCGCCCTCCACGTACATCCCGGCCGCCGTCACCAACCTCTTCTACTGGAACAACGTCATCCACGACGTCCAGTACCAGTACGGCTTCAACGAGGCGGGAGGCAACTTCCAGCAGAACAACTACGGCCGCGGCGGCGTGGGCAACGACTACGTCCAGGCCGAGGCCCAGGACGGCAGCGGCACCAACAACGCCAACTTCTCCACGCCCGCGGACGGCAGCCGCCCGCGCATGCAGATGTACATCTGGACGGCGCCCACGCCGGACAAGGACGGTGACCTCGACACGGGCATCATCGTCCACGAGTACGGCCATGGCATCTCCAACCGCCTGGTCGGTGGACCCAGCAACGTGTCGTGCCTCACCAACCGTCAGCAGCCGGGCGAGGGCATCAGCGACTTCCTCGCGCTCTTCTACACGGCGCGCACCGGCGACACGGCCAACAAGATTCGCGGCATGGGCACCTACGCCCTGAACCAGGCCACCACCGGCACGGGCATCCGCGGCCAGCCGTACACGATGGACTCCACGCGCAACACCTGGACGTACCAGAGCCTGCGCGGCATGGCCGTCCCGCACGGCGTGGGCTCCGTGTTCGCCCAGGGCATGTGGGAGGCGTACTGGGCGCTCGTCACCCAGTGGGGCTTCGACAGCAACCTCTACAACGCCAACGGCAACGCCGGTAACCAGCGCATGATGCTGTACTTCACCGAGGGCATGAAGCGCACGGGCTGCCGCCCGACGTTCCTGATGATGCGCGACGGCATCATCAACGCGGCCACCAGCCTGCACGGCGGCGAGGACGTCTGCCGCCTGTGGAGGGCCTTCGCCGCCTACGGCATGGGCACCAACGCGACGACGACGGGACCGGATGACGTCACCGCGGTGACCAACGGCTTCGCCGTCCCGTCGGGCTGCTGA